A single Pseudomonas sp. DC1.2 DNA region contains:
- a CDS encoding TonB-dependent receptor, whose product MLMNIPRFTLKPLVATIQRHRFVPLYLVAMGMSAGSLQAAETGAEGDSSNVVPAASAAVVAPATTQLQRVEVTGSAIRRVDAETAVPITILKADELRKQGVSTTAELVQRITGSQSINNSAGSVGSATGGASFADMRGIGANKTLVLLNGRRLANNALSGTNSAGGAVDLNMIPFAAIDRVEVLRDGASALYGTDAIGGVINFITKKAMTDGQLTLGGETPTHSGGGATKDMSASWGYGDVEQDRFNVLGVFNYNKQQNLEANDRSFATDFVPGRGLDQTSGTAFPANYSQNGNATNPLSNSNCNAPNLVGRDGVCRFSTRQFIDLVPQTEKTSFFGKTTGKLADDHNVNLEYFWSRNDNATTVGPAPLTGQTLDASSPYFPGNGITAAPTSFALDPTQPIGVNWRETAAGPRQSKDQNTSQRFVLSFDGLVSGWDYNVGASYNQNKIVSSVTSGYVSDSAMTAGLASGLLNPFGPQTSAGQTYIDNAAYHGAYSTAVGRVAGFDGRISREIGDWFGAGPSGLALGGEYRKEKFHQDYEQFAGDIQSLGVDPAGSVEGDRSVKAAYAEINVPVLDSLELSAAVRHDKYSDFGSTTNPKYSFRYQPLKELVVRGAYSEGFRAPSLYELYSPRSLTYTLGYYNDPVLCTGGVVQPGGNGGRDCGQQFLSQIGGNEKLAPEKARNVTLGFVYQPIRDLSVGLDFWWIHISNQIQPFPESTVFDQSGTYADRFVRNADGTLNYIVTGNANLGIVKTNGVDVSLDYRFPNTPYGQFGLGLQGTYVDRYDFQSTIKGPYTDKVGDFEGDGVIARWKHNLSGTWTLGAARASLTNRFTTGYNDYDRTTNPRVASYSVWDLSAGYTFDKVLDVDAGLKNMFDRDPPFSNQAYNFQSGYDPRYADPLGRTLFARMTYHF is encoded by the coding sequence ATGCTGATGAACATTCCACGTTTCACGCTCAAGCCGTTGGTGGCGACGATTCAACGTCACCGTTTTGTTCCGTTGTACCTGGTTGCCATGGGGATGAGCGCCGGGTCGTTGCAGGCCGCGGAAACGGGCGCCGAGGGCGACAGCAGCAACGTCGTACCGGCCGCCAGTGCGGCGGTGGTCGCACCAGCCACCACGCAGCTGCAACGGGTTGAAGTGACGGGCTCGGCGATTCGTCGGGTCGATGCGGAAACGGCGGTGCCGATTACCATTCTCAAGGCCGACGAACTGCGCAAACAGGGCGTGAGCACTACCGCTGAGCTGGTGCAGCGCATTACCGGTAGCCAGTCGATCAACAACAGCGCCGGCTCCGTGGGCTCGGCCACCGGCGGCGCCTCGTTTGCCGACATGCGCGGCATCGGCGCGAACAAGACACTGGTGCTCCTCAACGGCCGGCGCCTGGCCAACAACGCCCTGTCCGGGACTAACTCGGCCGGCGGCGCCGTCGACTTGAACATGATTCCGTTCGCGGCCATCGACCGCGTCGAAGTCCTGCGCGACGGCGCATCGGCCCTCTACGGCACCGATGCGATCGGCGGCGTGATCAACTTCATCACCAAGAAAGCCATGACGGACGGCCAGTTGACCCTTGGCGGCGAGACCCCGACCCATAGCGGCGGCGGTGCGACCAAGGACATGAGCGCCAGTTGGGGTTACGGCGACGTGGAGCAGGACCGTTTCAACGTCCTCGGCGTGTTCAACTACAACAAGCAGCAGAACCTGGAAGCCAACGACCGTTCGTTCGCAACCGATTTCGTCCCCGGCCGAGGCCTCGACCAGACCTCCGGCACCGCGTTCCCCGCCAACTACAGTCAGAATGGCAACGCCACCAACCCGCTGTCCAACAGCAACTGCAACGCACCGAACCTGGTCGGTCGGGACGGCGTATGCCGCTTCAGCACACGGCAGTTCATCGACCTGGTGCCGCAAACCGAGAAGACGTCATTCTTCGGCAAGACCACCGGCAAACTGGCAGACGATCACAACGTCAACCTCGAATACTTCTGGTCACGCAACGACAACGCCACCACCGTGGGCCCGGCTCCGCTGACCGGCCAGACGTTGGACGCCTCCTCGCCCTACTTCCCTGGCAATGGCATCACGGCGGCACCGACCAGTTTCGCCCTGGACCCGACGCAACCAATCGGCGTTAACTGGCGCGAAACAGCGGCCGGCCCACGGCAATCCAAGGACCAGAACACCAGTCAACGGTTCGTATTGAGCTTCGATGGTCTGGTCAGCGGCTGGGATTACAACGTCGGCGCCTCGTATAACCAGAACAAAATCGTTTCCAGCGTTACCAGTGGTTATGTCAGCGACTCGGCCATGACCGCAGGCTTGGCCAGTGGCTTGCTCAATCCGTTCGGCCCGCAAACCAGCGCCGGGCAAACCTACATCGATAACGCGGCCTACCACGGCGCGTACTCCACCGCCGTTGGACGAGTGGCCGGGTTTGACGGGCGCATCAGCCGTGAAATCGGCGACTGGTTTGGTGCTGGCCCTTCAGGACTGGCGTTGGGCGGCGAGTACCGCAAAGAGAAATTCCACCAGGATTACGAACAATTTGCGGGTGATATCCAGAGCTTGGGCGTCGACCCGGCCGGCAGCGTCGAGGGCGACCGGAGCGTGAAAGCTGCCTACGCGGAAATCAACGTCCCGGTGCTCGACAGCCTCGAATTGTCCGCCGCCGTGCGTCACGACAAATACAGCGACTTTGGCAGCACCACCAACCCCAAATATTCGTTCCGTTACCAGCCGCTCAAAGAGCTGGTGGTGCGCGGTGCCTACAGCGAGGGTTTCCGTGCGCCGTCACTGTATGAGCTGTATTCGCCGCGCAGCCTGACCTACACCCTGGGTTACTACAACGACCCGGTGCTGTGTACCGGCGGCGTAGTGCAACCGGGGGGCAACGGCGGGCGCGACTGTGGTCAGCAGTTCCTCAGCCAGATCGGCGGCAACGAGAAACTGGCCCCCGAGAAGGCGCGCAACGTGACATTGGGCTTCGTCTATCAGCCGATTCGCGACCTGTCGGTAGGCTTGGATTTCTGGTGGATTCACATCTCCAACCAAATCCAGCCGTTCCCGGAATCCACCGTATTTGATCAGTCCGGCACTTATGCTGATCGCTTCGTGCGCAATGCCGACGGCACGCTGAACTACATCGTGACCGGCAACGCCAACCTGGGGATCGTCAAGACCAACGGCGTGGACGTGTCCCTCGACTATCGGTTCCCGAACACTCCGTATGGCCAGTTTGGCTTGGGGCTGCAAGGCACCTATGTCGATCGATACGACTTCCAGAGCACCATCAAGGGCCCGTACACCGACAAGGTCGGGGACTTCGAGGGTGATGGCGTGATCGCTCGCTGGAAACACAACCTGAGCGGCACCTGGACCCTGGGCGCCGCGCGGGCGTCGCTGACCAACCGCTTCACCACCGGCTACAACGATTACGACCGCACCACCAACCCTCGTGTTGCTTCGTACTCGGTGTGGGACCTGTCTGCCGGCTATACCTTCGACAAGGTCCTGGACGTGGATGCCGGACTGAAAAACATGTTCGACCGCGACCCACCCTTCTCCAACCAGGCCTACAACTTCCAGAGCGGTTATGACCCGCGCTACGCCGACCCACTGGGCCGCACCTTGTTCGCACGCATGACGTACCACTTCTGA
- a CDS encoding extracellular solute-binding protein, which yields MTFMRNVAGLLLGGALLCNGASVMAAGSYAMTVYGEAPKYPANFQHFDFVDAKAPKGGSLSRASMEIGQYNYITPYADQGISVVQVNDWVYAPLAFRSLDEPYTVYGLVAQQMERDADGLWVRFTLNPAARFADGTPITAEDVRYTFELLMTKGSLSYRQQYADVQDVLIEGPNQVRFNFKNNLNRTLALDLATMRVLPEHWWKTRDFANGGGFEPPLGSGPYTVSKVDAGRSISFARDPNWWGKDLPVSRGMYNFDSLTVNFYGDTDVARQLLQAGAFDYNREFSSSGYVVGYDSPALRDGRLQQSILAPAKPTAAQGFVFNLQNPLFQDRRVRQALTLLWDFEWTNKQMMRGFYVRQNSYWPKSEMAASELPDARELEILEPLRGQIPDEVFTQVYQAPKTDGSGYIRDKQLQALKLLAEAGWTPKNNHLVNAAGKPMAFTFLDGQGGFDRMLLPFKRTLAQIGITLDLRRIDSAQYVNRLNARDYDMIVTSFPRSGDPIVSPGRELYSLYASQSATQVGSSNSMVLANPAVDRLIDGLVQSNSRDEMVHYARALDRVLQWGYYMIPNYYSKGTPTVYQNRFGMPATQPAYDEGLNTWWEVAAKPLDNQQMSALRKLAGVQ from the coding sequence ATGACATTCATGCGCAACGTGGCGGGTCTGCTGCTCGGCGGCGCCCTGCTCTGCAACGGCGCGTCTGTAATGGCCGCCGGCAGCTACGCGATGACGGTGTATGGCGAGGCGCCAAAGTACCCGGCCAATTTCCAGCATTTCGACTTCGTTGATGCCAAGGCGCCCAAGGGCGGATCGCTCAGCCGCGCGTCCATGGAGATCGGCCAGTACAACTACATCACGCCGTATGCCGACCAAGGGATTTCGGTGGTGCAGGTCAACGACTGGGTGTACGCACCCTTGGCCTTTCGCTCACTGGATGAGCCCTACACAGTTTATGGCCTGGTTGCCCAGCAAATGGAACGCGACGCCGACGGCTTATGGGTACGCTTCACCCTCAACCCCGCCGCCCGCTTCGCCGACGGCACGCCTATCACCGCTGAGGACGTGCGCTACACCTTCGAGCTGCTGATGACCAAGGGCAGCCTGAGCTACCGCCAGCAATACGCCGACGTCCAGGACGTGCTGATCGAAGGACCGAATCAGGTTCGCTTCAACTTTAAGAACAACCTCAACCGCACCCTCGCACTGGATCTGGCGACGATGCGTGTGCTGCCCGAGCACTGGTGGAAAACCCGCGACTTCGCCAATGGCGGCGGTTTCGAGCCACCGCTGGGGAGCGGCCCGTACACCGTCAGCAAGGTCGATGCCGGGCGCAGCATCAGTTTTGCCCGCGACCCGAACTGGTGGGGCAAGGACCTGCCCGTCAGCCGTGGCATGTACAACTTCGACAGCCTGACGGTGAACTTCTATGGCGACACCGACGTCGCCCGCCAACTGTTACAGGCCGGTGCGTTCGACTACAACCGCGAGTTCTCCTCGTCCGGCTACGTGGTCGGTTACGACAGCCCGGCGCTACGTGATGGTCGTTTGCAGCAGTCAATCCTCGCCCCGGCCAAACCAACGGCGGCCCAGGGTTTCGTTTTCAACCTGCAAAACCCGCTCTTCCAGGACCGCCGTGTACGTCAGGCCCTGACCCTGCTGTGGGATTTCGAATGGACCAACAAGCAGATGATGCGCGGCTTCTACGTGCGCCAGAACAGCTACTGGCCGAAAAGCGAAATGGCCGCCAGCGAACTGCCGGACGCGCGTGAACTGGAAATCCTCGAACCGCTGCGCGGGCAAATCCCGGATGAGGTTTTCACGCAGGTTTATCAGGCGCCGAAAACCGATGGCAGCGGCTATATCCGTGACAAGCAACTGCAAGCGTTGAAGCTGCTGGCTGAGGCCGGTTGGACGCCAAAAAACAATCACCTGGTCAACGCCGCCGGCAAGCCGATGGCATTCACCTTCCTCGACGGCCAGGGCGGTTTCGACCGCATGTTGCTGCCGTTCAAGCGAACCCTGGCGCAGATCGGCATCACCCTCGACCTGCGGCGGATCGATTCGGCGCAATACGTCAACCGCCTCAACGCCCGGGACTACGACATGATCGTCACCAGTTTTCCACGCAGCGGCGACCCGATTGTTTCCCCCGGTCGCGAGCTTTACAGCCTCTACGCCTCGCAAAGCGCCACGCAAGTCGGCAGTTCCAACTCGATGGTGCTGGCCAATCCGGCGGTGGATCGGCTGATCGATGGCCTGGTCCAGTCCAACTCCCGCGACGAAATGGTGCATTACGCCCGCGCCCTCGATCGGGTGCTGCAATGGGGTTACTACATGATTCCCAACTACTACTCCAAAGGCACACCGACGGTGTACCAGAATCGCTTCGGCATGCCCGCGACCCAACCGGCGTATGACGAAGGCCTGAACACGTGGTGGGAAGTCGCCGCCAAGCCGTTGGACAACCAGCAGATGAGCGCCCTGCGCAAACTCGCGGGGGTGCAGTGA
- a CDS encoding microcin C ABC transporter permease YejB, translated as MWRYLSRRVLLIIPTLLCILVVNFLIVQAAPGGPVEQAIARLQGFGGNAMGGGGEVSAVGGAGRSSRGLDPALIEEIKHHYGFDKPLHERLWLMLKNYAQLDLGDSFFRGAKVTDLIVQKLPVSISLGLWATLITYLISIPLGVRKAIRNGSAFDVWTSTAIIIGYAMPAFLFAILLIVVFAGGSYVNWFPVQGLVSDNFDTLSPLGKVGDYLWHLVLPVSALVIGGFATLTILTKNSFLNEISRQYVITARAKGLTERRVLYGHVFRNAMLLVVAGIPQALIEVFFAGSLLIETIFNLDGLGRMSYEAAVSRDYPVVFGALFLFTLFGLLIKLIGDLCYTLLDPRIDFSARTA; from the coding sequence ATGTGGCGCTATCTGAGTCGACGCGTGTTGCTGATCATCCCGACCTTGCTGTGCATTCTGGTGGTCAACTTTCTGATTGTGCAGGCCGCGCCGGGCGGTCCGGTGGAACAGGCCATCGCCCGCCTGCAAGGCTTTGGCGGCAACGCCATGGGCGGCGGCGGCGAAGTCTCGGCCGTCGGTGGCGCCGGGCGCAGTAGCCGCGGCCTCGATCCGGCACTGATCGAGGAGATCAAACACCACTACGGATTCGACAAACCGCTGCACGAGCGGCTGTGGCTGATGCTCAAGAACTACGCGCAACTGGACCTGGGTGACAGCTTCTTTCGCGGCGCAAAAGTCACCGACCTGATTGTGCAAAAGCTCCCGGTGTCGATTTCACTCGGGCTCTGGGCGACGTTGATCACCTACTTGATTTCGATCCCGCTGGGGGTGCGCAAAGCGATCCGCAACGGCAGCGCCTTCGATGTCTGGACCAGCACCGCGATCATCATCGGCTACGCGATGCCAGCGTTTCTGTTTGCGATTCTGCTGATCGTGGTGTTTGCCGGCGGCAGCTACGTCAACTGGTTCCCGGTGCAAGGTTTGGTTTCGGACAACTTCGACACTTTGAGCCCGCTGGGCAAGGTCGGTGATTACCTCTGGCACCTGGTACTCCCGGTGTCCGCGCTGGTGATCGGCGGTTTTGCCACGCTGACCATCCTGACCAAAAACAGCTTTCTCAACGAGATTAGCCGCCAGTACGTCATCACCGCCCGCGCCAAGGGCTTAACCGAACGCCGAGTGCTCTACGGCCATGTGTTTCGCAACGCGATGCTGCTGGTGGTGGCCGGGATTCCCCAGGCGTTGATCGAGGTATTTTTCGCCGGTTCGCTGCTGATCGAAACCATCTTTAACCTCGATGGCCTCGGGCGCATGAGCTACGAAGCCGCCGTATCACGCGACTACCCGGTGGTGTTCGGTGCGCTGTTCCTGTTCACCCTGTTCGGGCTGCTGATCAAGCTGATTGGCGACCTCTGCTACACCCTGCTCGACCCGCGCATCGACTTCTCGGCGAGGACTGCCTGA